One part of the Ziziphus jujuba cultivar Dongzao chromosome 2, ASM3175591v1 genome encodes these proteins:
- the LOC132800745 gene encoding PR5-like receptor kinase → MTNNNSHEVGRGAFGVVCKGKLQDGSDVVVKILTEPKENGDKENSDVFINEVASISKTAHVNVIKLLELCLQRCRRALIYEYMPKGSLEKFIFINRSKTSRDLAWEKLLQIAIEIA, encoded by the coding sequence ATGACCAACAATAATTCACATGAAGTAGGTCGTGGAGCCTTTGGTGTTGTGTGCAAAGGAAAGTTACAGGATGGTTCAGATGTGGTTGTCAAGATCCTAACCGAACCCAAAGAGAATGGAGACAAAGAGAATAGCGACGTGTTTATCAATGAGGTAGCAAGCATCAGTAAAACGGCTCATGTAAATGTTATTAAACTTTTGGAACTTTGCTTACAAAGATGCAGAAGGGCTCTCATTTACGAGTACATGCCTAAAGGATCACTTGAAAAGTTCATATTCATAAATCGTTCAAAAACTTCTCGTGACTTAGCATGGGAAAAACTGCTCCAAATTGCTATAGAGATTGCTTGA